In one Acidimicrobium ferrooxidans DSM 10331 genomic region, the following are encoded:
- the paaI gene encoding hydroxyphenylacetyl-CoA thioesterase PaaI, producing the protein MSPVELAEACAAYLWEHDTASRSAGMALEAVAPGYARLVLEIDEAMTNGHGIAHGGVVFLLADTAFAFACNTYDDVTVAQGADISFVEPAYVGDRLVAEAREVVRRGRSGVYDVTVTRDGSVVAVFRGRSRSLGRPLLERRGGVQ; encoded by the coding sequence GTGAGTCCAGTCGAGCTCGCCGAGGCCTGTGCGGCCTATCTGTGGGAGCACGACACCGCCTCGCGCTCGGCCGGGATGGCGCTCGAAGCGGTGGCTCCGGGGTACGCGCGGCTCGTGCTCGAGATCGACGAGGCCATGACGAATGGTCACGGGATCGCCCACGGCGGCGTGGTGTTCCTGCTCGCCGACACGGCGTTCGCGTTCGCGTGCAACACCTACGACGACGTCACCGTCGCGCAAGGCGCGGACATCAGTTTCGTGGAACCTGCCTACGTCGGTGATCGTCTCGTTGCCGAGGCTCGAGAGGTCGTGCGTCGAGGGCGTAGCGGTGTCTACGACGTCACCGTGACGCGTGATGGCTCGGTCGTGGCGGTGTTTCGGGGTCGATCGCGTTCGCTGGGTCGGCCGCTCCTCGAGCGACGTGGAGGTGTCCAATGA